Genomic window (Xylanimonas protaetiae):
CCGCGCGGATCGCCGTCACGACGGGGTCGAGCGGCGGGTTCGTGCTCGCGTTCCTCGCGGCGTTCGACGTCGGCGACCGCGTCGCGCTCGCCCGGCCCGGGTACCCGGCGTACAAGAACATCCTCGCGGCGCTCGGGTGCGAGGTCGTGGAGCTCGACTGCGGGCCGGAGACGCGCTATCAGCCGACGGTGTCCCAGCTCATGGAGGCGTACTACGGCGGCGGGCTCGACGGCGTCGTCGTGGCGAGCCCCGCGAACCCCACGGGGACGATGATCGCGCCGGCCGAGCTGGAGGCCGCCGCGCGCTGGTGCTCCGAGCACGACGTGCGCCTGGTCAGCGACGAGATCTACCACGGGATCGCCTATGGCGGCGATGTACATCAGGCGACCGCGGCGGTGTACGACGACGCCGTGGTGGTCAACTCGTTCTCGAAGTACTGGGCGATGACGGGGTGGCGGCTCGGCTGGCTCGTGCTGCCCGAGGAGCTCGTCGCTCCCGTCGACGCCCTGGCCGGGAACGTGGCCCTGTCTCCCCCGGCGCTCTCGCAGCACGCGGGCGTCGCCGCGTTCAGCGACGCCGGGTACGCCGCCGCGGCGGCCAACGTCGAGCGGTACGCCGTCTCGCGCGCGGCGCTGCTGGAGCGGGCGCAGGAGCTCGGCTGGGACCCCGTGGCGCCCGCCGACGGGGCGTTCTACCTCTACGGCAACGTCGCGGCCACCGGCCTGGACTCGCGGACGTACTGCGCCCGCCTGCTCGAGGAGGCCGACGTCGCGATCACGCCCGGGACGGACTTCGACGCGGTGAACGGGCACGCGTGGGTGCGGCTGTCGTTCGCGGCGTCGCCCCAGACGGTCACGCGGGCGGCGGAACGCATCGCGGCCTGGCAGCGCGCGCTCTGAGCGGCTGGGACGGCGCGTCCCGGCCGGGTCGCCGCGGGTGTGACGCGGGCCGGGTCGCCGCGGGCCGGGCGCGACGCGACGATGGGGGCGATGAGCCTGCGCCTCGCCACCTTCAACGTCCAGCACGGGCGGATGCCCGACGGACGGGTGGACCCCGCGTTCCTCGCCGCTGCGGTCGCGAGCCTGGACGCCGACGTCGTCGCGCTCCAGGAGGTGGACCGAGGTCAGGTGCGGTCGGGGGGCGCGCACCTGGCGCGGCTCGTCGCGGAGGCGATGGGTGCGACCGAGCTCCGGTACGTGCCGGCCGTCGCCGGGCGGATCGAGCCGCCGCGCGCCGCGCCCGGCGAGGCGCCCGGTGCCGACGACCCGGCGCGCGCGCTCG
Coding sequences:
- a CDS encoding pyridoxal phosphate-dependent aminotransferase → MKVSRRSHVPPFAVMEILAAANQRRAAGRDVLNLCAGEPSTGASDVVRARAIELLQDGDLGYTEALGVPALREAIAGHYRRWYDVDVDPARIAVTTGSSGGFVLAFLAAFDVGDRVALARPGYPAYKNILAALGCEVVELDCGPETRYQPTVSQLMEAYYGGGLDGVVVASPANPTGTMIAPAELEAAARWCSEHDVRLVSDEIYHGIAYGGDVHQATAAVYDDAVVVNSFSKYWAMTGWRLGWLVLPEELVAPVDALAGNVALSPPALSQHAGVAAFSDAGYAAAAANVERYAVSRAALLERAQELGWDPVAPADGAFYLYGNVAATGLDSRTYCARLLEEADVAITPGTDFDAVNGHAWVRLSFAASPQTVTRAAERIAAWQRAL